The following is a genomic window from Flavobacteriales bacterium.
GTGAGCCTTCCCTTGTCGGCCAGCTTGTTGAGCGTTTCGCGGATGGCGTCCACGGCGCGTTGCGCGGCCTCCGGCCGTGCATCCATCAGGCGCACCGGATGACCGGCCAGGGCAGCCAGCTGCGCAATGCCGCTGCCCATCGCCCCGGCACCGATCACCGCCACGTTCATCGAGCTTTCCATGATCAACACCGCGTTGATGGCGGTCAAGGAGGCGAAGTTCGGGGCTGGCGGGGAACTGGCTGAGAAGCGAATGTCCCGGGAACATATGTATGGCCATACATGCTTTCTGTTGGTGTGTGTGTCGACCTCTACTCGATCCAGGGACGCACCTGGGAGCTCCACGCTTGTTAATCAGGCGGTTGATATAAGCGTGGGGATGGGGGCGCATGGCTCAATGCCGATATCCCGGACAGGAAGTATGTATGGCCATACATATTTCCATGAGGTTTTCTGAAACCAAGGCTTCGAAGGTCAGTGCGTGTGTGGTCAGTGAATGGGCGAAGGGACAGAGGATCAGTGCTGGCTTCGGAGCCGGTCGTCCATGTTCTGATGCGTTCTGAACGTATGTATGGCCATACATACTTCCGGATCGAGAGCTAGCGCATTACGCCTCGCGCTCGCCCGGCAGAACAACGTTGAATGCGCTGAACATCAGAGCCGTGCCACGGAGGGCGTTCTTTCGAACACGGCCCTCGGACCGGATCTGAGCGTCGTAACGTATGTATGGCCATACATATGTCGGCAGAACGCGGCTCCGACCAGCCTCTACCTTGCGCCTCCCATGCGCCATCGCACCATCATCCGCGACCCACGCGACCGGGTCCGCAACGGCCATCCGTGGATCTTTGACAACCAGGTGGTGCGTGTGGAGGGCGATCCCAAGCCTGGCGACGTGGTGCAGGTCTTCGATGACCGACGGCGACCGATCGGTCAAGGGTATTTCAACCCGGCCAGCAAGATCCAGGTCCGGATCCTGACCGCCGACCTTGACGAGCCGATCGACGATGCCTTCTTCTTCAGAAAGGTGAAAGAGGCTTGGGCTTTCCGCCAACGGATGGTGGATACCACCTCATGCCGGTTGATCTTCGGTGAATCAGATGGTCTGCCGGCTTGTGTCGCCGACAAGTTCGGCGACACCATCGTGCTCCAGACCTTGAGCTTGGGCATGGACCGTTGGAAGCACAGCCTGGTGGAAGCGCTCCGCGAAATGACCGGTGTGACCCGGTTCTACGAGCGCAACGACGTGCCCATCCGGGAAAAGGAAGGTCTTCAGCCGATCAAGGGCTTCCTCAGCGACGCGTTCACGACGCGCTTCCCCATTGTGGAGAACGGGTTGAAGGTGCAGGTCGATGTGGCGGAAGGCCAGAAGACGGGCCACTTCCTCGACCAGCGCGTGAACCATGCCGCCATCGCTCCGGTGGTCGCAGGCGCGCACGTGCTGGATTGCTTCACCCACACGGGGGGCTTCGCGCTGCATGCCGCCCACTATGGCGCGGCGCGGGTGGAGGGCCTGGACATCAGCCCTTCGGCCATTCAGGCTGCGGCGGCCAATGCCGAGTTGAACGGATCGGCCGACCGGTGTTCGTTCCGGGAGGCCAACGTGTTCGACTTCCTCACGGAAGCAGGGCGCACCGGTCGAAAGTGGGATGTGGTCGTGCTGGATCCACCGGCCTTCGCCAAAAGCCGTGCGACGGTCGCTGGCGCCACGCGGGGTTATAAGGAGATCAACCTGCGCGCCATGAAATGCCTGCCGCGCGGCGGGTTCCTGGTCACCTGCAGTTGCAGCCAGCACATGGCGCCGGACCTGTTCCGCGCCATGATCGCCGATGCCGCAAAGGACGCCCGACGGCAGCTGCGGGAGGTCTACTACGGGACCCAGCCGCCAGACCACCCGGTGCATTGGAGCATCCCGGAGAGCCTGTACCTCAAGTGCCTGATCTTGCAGGTGCTGTAGCACTGCTGTCCATGGCGGTCGGCCGAAGCAGGAGCTGGACCACGGGCAGCAGGGCTTTTGCACAGACCTCTCCGCCGGCTCCGTTCAGGTGGCAGTAATCGATCAGGAGCTGGCGTCCGTTGTGCGATGGGTCGTTGAACGGAACGTTCAGGTCGACCAACGGTACGCGCCAGCGTTGCGCCATGTCGTTCAG
Proteins encoded in this region:
- a CDS encoding class I SAM-dependent rRNA methyltransferase, giving the protein MRHRTIIRDPRDRVRNGHPWIFDNQVVRVEGDPKPGDVVQVFDDRRRPIGQGYFNPASKIQVRILTADLDEPIDDAFFFRKVKEAWAFRQRMVDTTSCRLIFGESDGLPACVADKFGDTIVLQTLSLGMDRWKHSLVEALREMTGVTRFYERNDVPIREKEGLQPIKGFLSDAFTTRFPIVENGLKVQVDVAEGQKTGHFLDQRVNHAAIAPVVAGAHVLDCFTHTGGFALHAAHYGAARVEGLDISPSAIQAAAANAELNGSADRCSFREANVFDFLTEAGRTGRKWDVVVLDPPAFAKSRATVAGATRGYKEINLRAMKCLPRGGFLVTCSCSQHMAPDLFRAMIADAAKDARRQLREVYYGTQPPDHPVHWSIPESLYLKCLILQVL